AAGCTTAGCTGAGGATATGATGAAAAAGGTTGAAGTGTTCAAGGTATAACACTAATTAGGGGCTGGAAAAATATTATTCCCAGCCCCTTTAAACTCCCATTTTTAAATCTCTACTTGGGACTCAAAATCAAGGTCATCCTTGTACTTTTGCAATATTGGTTTTACATATTCCTCATAGTATTCTTTTACCTGAGATGGTGCTCTTCCTACAAACTTTTTAGGGTCTAAAATAGCTTCAATTTCTTCTTTTGAAAGCCCAAAGCTTGGATCGTTTGAAATAAGTTCAATCAGGTTGTTTTCCTTTCCAAATTCTTTGACATTTTGAGCAGCTTGCATAGAATACCTTCTAATCTTTTCATGCAAATCCTGCCTATCACCGCCACGTTTTACTGCTTCCATGAGTATATTCTCTGTTGCCATAAATGGAAGTTCTTGTTCAATATGCCTTTTTATCATATTCTCATACACAACAAGACCGCTTGCAACGTTGTGATAAAGATTCAAAATAGCATCGGTTGCTAAAAACGCCTCAGGGATTGCAATTCGCCTGTTTGCAGAGTCGTCCAAAGTCCTTTCCAGCCACTGGACAGAAGCTGTAAACAGTGGATTTTGAATGTTAACCATTACATACCTTGCCAAGGCACAGATTCTCTCACATCTCATAGGATTTCTTTTATATGCCATTGCCGATGACCCAACCTGTGTTTTTTCAAATGGCTCTTCTATTTCTTTTAAATGCTGTAAAAGCCTTATATCATTTGCAAACTTATAAGCGCTTTGTGCAATTGATGCAAGCATTGATAAAACTAAATAATCAAATTTCCTTGGATATGTCTGGGATGTAAGAGGAAAACTCTTTTTAAATCCCATCTTTTGACAAACAAGCTGGTCAAGCTTCTTAACCTTTTCTTCATCACCATCAAAAAGAGCCATGAAACTTGCTTGTGTACCAGTTGTCCCTTTCACACCTCTTAAGTAAGTGTGATCCATCACATACTCTAAAAACTGTAGGTCCATCACCAAGTCCTGGACCCACAGCATTGCCCTTTTACCAACTGTTGTTAGCTGAGCAGGCTGAAAGTGTGTAAAACCCAAAGTGGGCATGTCTTTGTACTTTAAAGCAAATTCAGACAACACCTTTATGCAACTGACAAGCTTTTTTCTAATAAGCTTCATTGCCTCATACATTATGATGATATCCGCATTGTCTGTCACAAAGCAGCTTGTTGCGCCAAGGTGAATAATTGGTCTTGCCTTTTTTGCCTGCTCGCCAAATGCATGAATATGTGCCATTACATCATGACGAAGTTCTTTTTCCTTTTGTCTTGCCACATCATAGTTTATGTTATCGGCATACTTTTTCATCTCTTCTATCTGTTGATCAGAGATATCAAGCCCCAGTTCTTTTTGTGCTTCTGCCAAAGCAATCCAAAGCTTGCGCCAAAGCTTAAACTTTGTGTCATCAGAAAAAAGTCTTTTCATCTCATCGCTTGCATAACGTGAATTAAGCGGTGTCTCATAAGTTTGGTGCAACTTTTCTCACTTCCCCTATTCTCTCTGTATTTTCTATTTCTAATTATACCTTTATTTGAGCTTTTCAACAAACCTCTTTATCCTAGCCAAGCCCTCTTTGATATTCTGCACAGATGTAGCATACGAAAGTCTCATATGATTTTCCATACCAAAGCCTTCGCTTGGAACAACTGCAACTTTTTCATTTTCTAAAAGAAGCTTTGCAAAGGTATTTGCACTGTCTATAACTTTCCCGTCAAAACTTTTCCCAATAACGCCTGACAAGTCGACCCAAATATAAAATGCGCCTTGGGGTTTTACGCTACTTAAACCCTCAATCTCATTTACAAGCTCATATATCAAATCTCTTCTTTTTGCAAACTCTTCTACCATCTTCTTAAGACTTTCTTGAGGACCGCTCAGAGCCTCATATGCAGCATACTGGGCAATTGAATTGGGGTTTGAGGTTGTGTGGCTCTGAAGGTTTGTTATAATCTTTGCTAAATCCTTGTTTGAGAGAGTATACCCAATTCTCCAGCCTGTCATTGCATAAGACTTTGAAACACCATTTACTATCACGGTCAGATCTTTTGCCTTATTACCAAAAGAGGCTGGTGATATGTGCTTTTGTCCATCATATATAAGTTTGTCATAAATCTCATCCGAAATAATGAATATTTCATTCTGTATACAAAGTTCAACAATCTCTTTCAGCTCTTCATATGTATAGACCATACCAGTTGGATTTGACGGAGAATTTAAAACAAGGGTTTTTGTCTTAGATGTGATATACTTTTGTAAATCTCTGCCACTTACCTTGTAATTCGACTCTTTTTGTGTCGGTACAACTACAACCTTGCCACCTGCAAGTTTTATAAGCTCTGGATATGTAACCCAATATGGAGATGGAAGAAGTACCTCATCACCTTCATTCAAGAGAGCAAAAAAAACATTCATCAGAGAGTGCTTTGCACCATTTGAAATGACTATTTCATCTGCAGAATAAGAAATTCCATAATTTTCATTATAATACTTTGCAACCGCCTCTTTTAAACAGGCAATCCCCGCAACCGGTGTGTACTTTGTGTATCCTTTAACAATGGCAGCAATTGCTGCATATTTTATGTTTTCAGGTGTGTCAAAATCAGGCTCACCCGCACCAAAACCAATTACATTTTCACCAGATTCTTTTAATTTTTTTGCTAAAGCGTCTATTGCTAAGGTTGGTGACGCTGAAATACTTAGCGCTCTTTGTGAATACTTCATCCTTTCTCCCTTCGCCCTTTCAACTTGTTTTTGCAATACTATATCATATTTATATGCATTTTTCAATATCAATGTTACGAAAAAATAGGATTTAAGATTGTAAAAACGCAAGTTTTAAATAAAAAAATTTCATTTTAGAAATTCGTAAGTAAAGCTAAAAAGGTTATTGTAAAGGATATCAAAAATCTCTTCATCGGTAAATCCAAATCTACTGAGCACCTCTTTTATTTTTGGCAAATCCTCGACCCCATTTATACCATCTGCAAATTGGTCTGCTCCGTCAAAGTCAGAACCTAAACACACATGTTTATGGCCAATTAACTGTGAGATATGTGCTATATGTTTTGCAATGTCTTCAAG
This Caldicellulosiruptor changbaiensis DNA region includes the following protein-coding sequences:
- the purB gene encoding adenylosuccinate lyase encodes the protein MHQTYETPLNSRYASDEMKRLFSDDTKFKLWRKLWIALAEAQKELGLDISDQQIEEMKKYADNINYDVARQKEKELRHDVMAHIHAFGEQAKKARPIIHLGATSCFVTDNADIIIMYEAMKLIRKKLVSCIKVLSEFALKYKDMPTLGFTHFQPAQLTTVGKRAMLWVQDLVMDLQFLEYVMDHTYLRGVKGTTGTQASFMALFDGDEEKVKKLDQLVCQKMGFKKSFPLTSQTYPRKFDYLVLSMLASIAQSAYKFANDIRLLQHLKEIEEPFEKTQVGSSAMAYKRNPMRCERICALARYVMVNIQNPLFTASVQWLERTLDDSANRRIAIPEAFLATDAILNLYHNVASGLVVYENMIKRHIEQELPFMATENILMEAVKRGGDRQDLHEKIRRYSMQAAQNVKEFGKENNLIELISNDPSFGLSKEEIEAILDPKKFVGRAPSQVKEYYEEYVKPILQKYKDDLDFESQVEI
- a CDS encoding pyridoxal phosphate-dependent aminotransferase, with product MKYSQRALSISASPTLAIDALAKKLKESGENVIGFGAGEPDFDTPENIKYAAIAAIVKGYTKYTPVAGIACLKEAVAKYYNENYGISYSADEIVISNGAKHSLMNVFFALLNEGDEVLLPSPYWVTYPELIKLAGGKVVVVPTQKESNYKVSGRDLQKYITSKTKTLVLNSPSNPTGMVYTYEELKEIVELCIQNEIFIISDEIYDKLIYDGQKHISPASFGNKAKDLTVIVNGVSKSYAMTGWRIGYTLSNKDLAKIITNLQSHTTSNPNSIAQYAAYEALSGPQESLKKMVEEFAKRRDLIYELVNEIEGLSSVKPQGAFYIWVDLSGVIGKSFDGKVIDSANTFAKLLLENEKVAVVPSEGFGMENHMRLSYATSVQNIKEGLARIKRFVEKLK